A stretch of the Lactuca sativa cultivar Salinas chromosome 9, Lsat_Salinas_v11, whole genome shotgun sequence genome encodes the following:
- the LOC111879447 gene encoding villin-3-like: MSIRVLEPAFQGVGQKVGIEIWKIENSQPVLLPNSDHGRFSSGDSYIILKTAGKAGAYTYNIHFWLGKDANQDEAGAAAVKAVELDSVLGNRAVEYRELQGHESNRFLSYFKPCLIPPEGGFGSEVKTPEEEEEKEKEEEEEDGEEKEEKEEKEKPEPRLYTCKGKRVVRLKQVPFTRSTLNHDEIFILDTKDKIFMFNGANTNVQERFKALDVVQNMKERYHEGNCNVAIVDEGKLQSEGPSAEFWALFGGFAPIGGKKVSSDDDIIPEKTPPKLYCIVRGQFQEIEGELSKSSLHNDRCYLLYCGTDLFIWVGRTTPLPDKKSVMHAAEEFILKENLPKSTPVTRIGQGHETSSFKSNFASWSVASAASAPEETRGKVAALLKQQGAFVKGQTKTAPVEEDVPPLLGENGKIEVWRIDGEEKTELPKEDIGKFYSGDCYICLYSYHSDEKKEDHYLCCWIGKDSIQEDQKTAVQQTTSMFNSMKCKPVQGRMHQGKEAPQFVAIFQPMVVLKGGLSSGYKNYIAEKGLHDETYSPDTAALIEISGTSVHNNKAQQVERVATSLNSYSCFILQSSTTVSTWYGNQSTPEQQQLAAKVVELLKSGVPVKFSREGKESLAFWLALGGKQSYSSSKVTQEIIREPHLFEVISNKGKLEIEEVHSFEQDDLFPEDVLILDTHAEVIVWVGHLAQSTEKQNAFETGEKYVELAASMDSLSPSVILYRVTEGNEPCFFTTYFSWDPAKTTAHGNAFHKKAVQLFGSGCVAESQDVKPPGNKLSGATQRASAMAALTSAFSKSTTAPKTPQHGPPPRMLARGSQRAAAIAALSNVLTAEKKGPPSDHHSPPHRHKKFSSLESASAPVSSSTSPVNFDQAPFRSGNVTPVRSENVTPVKGEEASDVFGNNEVADETSEPNAETNEEEPSNKETTDENENGGEDIQSTYSYERLIAKSTNPVIGIDYKKREMYLSPEEFEEIFKMSKEAFYQLPRWKQDQFFSGLPDEFILLICLLCFSV, from the exons ATGTCTATCAGAGTTCTGGAGCCTGCATTTCAGGGAGTTGGTCAGAAAGT AGGGATTGAAATATGGAAAATTGAGAACTCACAACCAGTACTTTTACCAAATTCTGACCATGGTAGATTCTCCTCTGGTGATTCATACATTATCTTGAAG ACTGCTGGAAAGGCAGGTGCATACACTTACAATATACATTTCTGGTTGGGAAAAGATGCTAATCAG GATGAAGCTGGAGCAGCAGCTGTAAAAGCTGTTGAGCTTGATTCAGTTCTTGGCAATCGTGCAGTAGAGTATCGAGAACTTCAAGGTCATGAATCTAATAGGTTTTTGTCATACTTTAAACCATGTTTAATTCCACCTGAGGGAGGTTTTGGATCTGAAGTCAAAAcacccgaagaagaagaagaaaaagaaaaagaagaagaagaagaagatggagaagaaaaagaagaaaaagaagaaaaagaaaagcctGAACCACGGTTGTACACATGTAAAGGAAAACGAGTTGTCAGATTGAAACAG GTCCCTTTTACGCGCTCCACCCTGAATCATGATGAAATATTCATATTGGACACTAAAGATAAAATCTTTATGTTCAATGGGGCCAACACGAATGTTCAAGAAAGGTTCAAAGCATTAGATGTTGTTCAGAATATGAAGGAAAGATATCATGAGGGAAACTGCAATGTTGCAATTGTTG ATGAGGGAAAGctacaatcagaggggccatcaGCTGAATTTTGGGCCCTCTTTGGTGGATTTGCTCCTATAGGCGGCAAGAAAGTATCAAGTGATGATGATATAATTCCAGAAAAAACTCCCCCCAAACTTTACTG CATTGTTAGAGGTCAATTTCAGGAAATAGAAGGCGAACTTTCAAAATCATCATTACATAATGACAGATGTTATCTTTTATACTGTGGCACCGATTTATTCATTTGGGTTGGTCGAACAACACCATTGCCAGATAAAAAATCTGTCATGCATGCTGCTGAG GAGTTTATTCTCAAAGAAAATCTGCCAAAGTCAACTCCTGTAACCCGTATTGGTCAAGGTCATGAGACAAGTTCATTTAAATCCAACTTTGCTTCTTGGTCAGTAGCTTCAGCAGCTTCTGCTCCTGAGGAAACTAGAGGAAAAGTAGCAG CTCTGCTGAAGCAACAAGGTGCTTTTGTCAAAGGTCAGACAAAAACGGCTCCtgtagaggaggatgttccaccTTTGCTTGGAGAAAATGGAAAAATTGAG GTATGGCGTATTGATGGTGAAGAAAAGACGGAATTACCCAAGGAGGATATTGGCAAATTTTACAGTGGAGATTGCTATATTTGTCTTTACTCCTACCATTCTGATGAAAAGAAAGAAGATCACTACCTGTGCTGTTGGATTGGGAAGGATAGCATCCAG GAGGACCAAAAAACGGCTGTTCAACAAACTACTTCAATGTTCAACTCTATGAAATGCAAACCTGTTCAG GGTCGAATGCATCAAGGAAAAGAAGCACCACAATTTGTTGCTATCTTTCAGCCTATGGTTGTTCTCAAG GGTGGATTGAGCTCTGGTTATAAAAACTACATTGCAGAGAAAGGACTGCATGATGAGACCTACAGTCCAGATACTGCTGCACTGATTGAAATATCAGGAACTTCAGTTCATAATAATAAAGCTCAACAAGTAGAGAGG GTTGCAACATCTTTAAATTCATATAGCTGCTTTATCCTACAATCCAGCACAACGGTTTCTACCTGGTATGGAAACCAGAGTACACCAGAACAGCAGCAATTAGCAGCAAAAGTTGTTGAACTTTTGAAG TCTGGAGTGCCTGTAAAATTCTCTAGAGAAGGAAAAGAAAGCTTAGCTTTCTGGCTTGCACTTGGTGGAAAACAAAGCTACTCAAGTAGCAAAGTAACACAGGAAATCATCCGTGAACCTCACTTGTTTGAAGTAATAAGCAATAAAG GAAAGTTAGAGATTGAAGAAGTTCACAGCTTTGAACAAGATGACTTGTTTCCAGAGGATGTCTTGATATTAGATACACATGCTGAGGTCATCGTTTGGGTTGGTCATTTAGCACAGTCAACGGAAAAACAAAACGCTTTTGAAACTGGCGAG AAATATGTAGAGCTGGCTGCATCTATGGATTCCTTGTCCCCATCTGTCATATTATACAGAGTAACAGAGGGAAACGAACCTTGCTTCTTCACAACATATTTCTCATGGGATCCTGCAAAAACTAct GCTCACGGAAATGCATTCCACAAGAAGGCTGTGCAACTCTTCGGCTCAGGCTGTGTAGCAGAG AGCCAAGATGTTAAGCCCCCGGGAAATAAACTTAGTGGGGCCACCCAAAGAGCATCAGCCATGGCAGCTTTAACCTCTGCTTTTTCAAAATCAACTACTGCTCCTAAAACTCCTCAACATGGACCACCTCCAAGAATGCTAGCTCGTGGGTCCCAGAGAGCGGCGGCAATAGCCGCCTTATCCAACGTCCTCACCGCTGAAAAGAAGGGACCACCATCGGACCACCATTCCCCTCCTCATAGGCACAAAAAATTTTCATCATTAGAATCTGCCTCTGCCCCTGTCTCTTCCTCTACCTCACCTGTTAATTTTGACCAAG CTCCATTCAGGAGTGGGAATGTAACTCCAGTGAGGAGTGAAAATGTAACTCCAGTGAAGGGTGAAGAAGCCTCTGATGTTTTTGGCAATAATGAGGTTGCAGATGAGACATCTGAGCCGAATGCAGAGACCAATGAAGAGGAACCTTCAAATAAAGAAACAACAGATGAGAATGAAAATGGCGGTGAAGACATTCAAAGTACATATAGTTATGAACGACTCATAGCAAAATCAACCAACCCTGTTATTGGGATTGATTACAAGAAGAGAGAG ATGTATCTCTCCCCGGAAGAATTTGAGGAAATATTTAAGATGTCAAAAGAGGCATTCTATCAGTTACCAAGATGGAAGCAAGATCAG TTTTTTTCAGGACTACCCGATGAGTTCATTCTTTTGATTTGCTTGCTATGTTTCTCAGTTTGA